The following proteins come from a genomic window of Hymenobacter canadensis:
- a CDS encoding cytochrome c oxidase subunit 3, whose protein sequence is MQTTESLETKEPGSGLHPLRLLLILMIVSIIMMFAAFTSGFIVRREEGNWREFDLPVSLLYNTIVIVLSSATMQWAYASAKRDELGRAKLAMGLTVLLGFAFLVGQWFSWGDLIAGRTYFGGVDANPSGSFVYVLMGVHGFHLITGLVFLVKTYLKTLRYQVHSRQMMPIANCTIYWHFLGGLWLYLYLFLLLNH, encoded by the coding sequence ATGCAAACCACCGAATCCTTAGAAACCAAAGAGCCCGGCTCCGGCCTGCATCCCCTGCGGCTGCTGCTGATTCTGATGATCGTCAGCATCATCATGATGTTCGCCGCCTTCACCAGCGGCTTTATCGTGCGCCGCGAGGAAGGTAACTGGCGCGAATTTGACCTGCCTGTCAGCCTGCTTTACAATACGATAGTGATTGTGCTGAGCAGCGCCACCATGCAGTGGGCCTACGCCTCCGCCAAGCGAGACGAGCTAGGTCGTGCCAAGCTGGCCATGGGCCTTACAGTGCTACTGGGCTTCGCCTTTCTGGTGGGCCAGTGGTTTTCGTGGGGCGACCTGATTGCCGGTCGTACCTATTTTGGCGGGGTAGATGCCAACCCTTCCGGCTCATTTGTGTATGTACTTATGGGCGTGCACGGATTTCACCTAATCACCGGGCTCGTTTTTTTGGTCAAGACTTACCTGAAAACCCTTCGCTATCAGGTGCATTCGCGGCAGATGATGCCCATTGCCAACTGCACCATCTATTGGCACTTCCTGGGCGGGCTTTGGTTGTACCTGTATTTGTTCCTACTTTTGAACCACTAG
- a CDS encoding SCO family protein gives MFLYTFGTNRYALPTYLPTGVDSTLVEGKWRRDTVFHQLADFRFTSQSGRIVTQREVVANGLYVANFFYTTCPGACPRLSSQMARVQERFRKDPRVKLVSFTVDPARDSAAVLERYAEQYGAIAGKWFFLTGDKTALYRLITDEFRLEAPRGQAPGIEHSQNLYLIDRNQRVRGIYDGTKTKDVERLMTEIDVLLYTYEHE, from the coding sequence GTGTTTTTGTACACTTTCGGCACCAACCGTTACGCGCTGCCCACTTACCTGCCCACGGGCGTCGATTCGACGCTGGTGGAAGGGAAGTGGCGGCGCGATACTGTTTTCCACCAGTTGGCCGATTTCCGGTTCACGTCGCAGTCGGGCCGGATAGTAACGCAGCGTGAGGTGGTGGCGAACGGCCTGTATGTGGCCAACTTCTTCTACACCACCTGCCCCGGGGCCTGCCCGCGCCTAAGCAGCCAGATGGCCCGCGTGCAGGAGCGGTTCCGCAAAGACCCGCGCGTGAAGCTCGTTTCCTTCACCGTAGATCCGGCTCGCGATTCGGCGGCCGTGCTGGAGCGCTACGCCGAGCAGTATGGGGCCATTGCCGGCAAATGGTTTTTCCTGACCGGTGACAAAACGGCGCTTTACCGGTTAATCACCGATGAGTTTCGGCTAGAAGCTCCGCGGGGCCAGGCGCCCGGCATCGAGCACAGCCAGAATCTTTACCTAATAGACCGCAACCAACGGGTGCGCGGCATCTACGACGGTACCAAAACCAAAGACGTTGAGCGCCTCATGACGGAAATCGACGTGCTGCTCTACACCTATGAACACGAATAA
- a CDS encoding cytochrome c oxidase subunit I, whose translation MAANLPTQVQGGIGVTEPGILHDEHLHDDHHHDQHWLFKYVFSTDHKVIAKQFLITGIFWAILGGTLSSLFRLQLGWPESTMEWLTPVLGKWIEAGKLNPEFYLALVTMHGTIMVFFVLTAGLSGTFSNFLIPLQIGARDMASGFMNMLSYWFFFVSGIIMFASMFLETGPASAGWTIYPPLSALPQAIPGSGMGMTMWLVSMALFIVSQLLGGVNYITTVINLRTRGMSMSKLPLTIWSFFLTAILGLLSFPVLFSAALLLIFDRSFGTSFFLSDIYIAGQALNNTGGSPVLFQHLFWFLGHPEVYIVIMPAMGMVSEILATNARKPIFGYRAMIGSLLGISLLSFVVWAHHMFVTGMNPFLGSVFMFLTLIIAVPSAVKTFNWLATLWRGNIRFTTAMLFSIGFVSLFISGGLTGIILGNAALDIQMHNTYFVVAHFHLVMGSSAFFGLFAGVYHWFPKMFGRMMDEKLGYIHFWLTFIGVYLVFMPMHYVGIAGFPRRYYAWTGFDSFSQFADLNKFISVAAIMAFFAQFVFIFNFFYSIFRGRRASENPWRSTTLEWTTPVTPGHGNWPGEIPAVYRWPYDYSKPGAEEDFIPQNVPYSKTQSSNFPYESEME comes from the coding sequence ATGGCTGCTAATCTTCCCACGCAAGTGCAGGGAGGCATCGGGGTAACCGAGCCGGGCATCTTGCACGACGAGCACCTGCACGACGACCATCACCACGATCAGCACTGGCTGTTCAAGTACGTGTTCAGCACGGACCACAAGGTGATTGCCAAGCAGTTCCTCATTACGGGTATCTTCTGGGCCATCCTGGGAGGCACTCTGTCCAGCTTGTTCCGTCTGCAGCTCGGCTGGCCCGAGTCGACGATGGAATGGTTGACGCCCGTATTGGGCAAATGGATCGAAGCTGGTAAGCTGAATCCGGAGTTCTATCTGGCCCTCGTGACGATGCACGGCACTATTATGGTGTTCTTCGTGCTGACTGCCGGTCTGTCAGGTACGTTCTCCAACTTCTTGATACCGCTGCAGATCGGTGCCCGCGACATGGCTTCGGGGTTCATGAACATGCTTTCGTACTGGTTCTTCTTTGTATCCGGTATTATCATGTTCGCCTCGATGTTCCTGGAAACTGGTCCTGCTTCGGCTGGTTGGACAATCTACCCACCGTTGAGCGCCTTGCCACAGGCTATTCCTGGTTCAGGCATGGGCATGACGATGTGGTTGGTGTCGATGGCGCTGTTCATCGTGTCGCAGCTGCTGGGTGGTGTTAACTACATCACCACGGTTATCAACCTGCGTACTCGTGGCATGAGCATGAGCAAGCTACCGCTCACCATCTGGTCGTTCTTCCTGACGGCTATTCTGGGCCTGCTCTCGTTCCCAGTGCTGTTTTCAGCCGCCTTGCTGCTGATCTTCGACCGTTCGTTCGGTACGTCGTTCTTCCTGTCGGACATTTACATTGCCGGTCAGGCCTTGAATAACACGGGCGGTTCGCCGGTCCTGTTCCAGCATTTGTTCTGGTTCCTGGGTCACCCCGAGGTGTACATCGTAATCATGCCTGCCATGGGTATGGTATCCGAAATCCTCGCTACCAACGCTCGCAAGCCTATCTTCGGCTATCGCGCCATGATTGGCTCGCTGCTGGGTATTTCGCTGCTGTCGTTCGTAGTGTGGGCTCACCACATGTTCGTAACGGGTATGAACCCTTTCCTCGGATCGGTCTTCATGTTCCTGACGCTGATTATTGCGGTGCCATCAGCTGTGAAGACTTTCAACTGGCTGGCTACGTTGTGGCGCGGTAACATCCGCTTCACCACGGCTATGCTGTTCTCGATTGGCTTCGTGTCGCTGTTCATTTCGGGTGGTCTGACGGGTATCATTCTCGGCAACGCGGCCCTCGATATCCAGATGCACAACACCTACTTCGTAGTGGCTCACTTCCACTTGGTAATGGGTAGCTCGGCTTTCTTCGGTCTGTTTGCTGGTGTTTATCACTGGTTCCCCAAGATGTTCGGCCGCATGATGGATGAGAAGCTGGGCTACATCCACTTCTGGCTCACGTTCATCGGCGTGTATCTGGTGTTCATGCCAATGCACTATGTAGGTATCGCCGGTTTCCCCCGCCGCTACTACGCCTGGACTGGTTTCGATTCGTTCAGCCAGTTCGCTGACCTGAACAAGTTCATCTCGGTGGCCGCCATCATGGCGTTCTTCGCCCAGTTCGTGTTCATCTTCAACTTCTTCTACAGCATTTTCCGCGGCCGTCGTGCCAGCGAAAACCCGTGGCGTTCGACCACGCTGGAGTGGACTACGCCTGTCACACCTGGCCACGGTAACTGGCCCGGTGAGATTCCGGCCGTCTACCGCTGGCCTTACGATTACAGCAAGCCAGGCGCAGAAGAAGACTTCATTCCGCAGAACGTACCGTACTCGAAGACGCAGTCGTCGAACTTCCCTTACGAGAGCGAAATGGAATAG
- a CDS encoding cytochrome C oxidase subunit IV family protein, with translation MANHAGTEPTAPGEIAKPNTGWIWRTFWILVGITALEFVFVFLMNPSTLRNSIFIVLTIFKAFFIVAEFMHLKHEVKALIWTILIPMALLVWLLIALVTEGSYQNAFWNVFN, from the coding sequence ATGGCTAACCACGCAGGCACTGAGCCTACCGCTCCCGGCGAAATCGCCAAGCCAAACACCGGTTGGATCTGGAGGACATTCTGGATTCTGGTCGGTATCACGGCTTTGGAATTCGTGTTCGTATTCCTGATGAATCCGAGCACGCTTCGCAACTCCATCTTCATCGTCCTCACGATTTTCAAGGCGTTCTTCATCGTAGCCGAGTTCATGCACCTGAAGCATGAAGTGAAAGCCCTGATTTGGACGATTCTTATTCCGATGGCTCTGCTCGTCTGGTTGCTGATTGCACTGGTGACGGAGGGTTCCTATCAGAACGCGTTCTGGAACGTATTCAACTAA
- a CDS encoding cytochrome c oxidase subunit II, with protein MTALGILLVLVLLLVVFGLLFRLQILTSIFSGSSAREFGMSNRVNAVLMIIFMVVGGAAFAWSFGDNFNKMNPPIASVHGLATERMFWTTMIIIGIVFVLTQVALFYYSYKYQQKDGRRAYFFPHNNKIEIIWTVIPAIVMAGLVFAGWKEWTRITGPAPKDSVVLEVMGKQFNWLVRYPGRDLKLGVVNYRLIDATNEFGFDLTDKTGLDDFVAGEIHVPKGHPVLLKIRSRDVLHAVYMPHFRVQMYAVPGMPTKFWFTPTKTTDEMRAQLGNPKFNYELACNQICGRGHFAMKLNIVVDEPDDYVAWFSQQKSFSEQNPDVLASFKQKEEKLVVKEAAAAVTVPAANASL; from the coding sequence ATGACTGCTCTTGGTATTCTGCTGGTGCTGGTGTTGCTGCTGGTCGTGTTCGGCCTGCTGTTCCGCCTCCAGATTCTGACCTCGATTTTCTCTGGCAGCTCAGCCCGCGAATTTGGGATGAGCAACCGCGTAAATGCGGTGCTGATGATCATCTTTATGGTAGTTGGCGGTGCGGCCTTTGCTTGGTCGTTCGGTGACAACTTTAACAAGATGAATCCGCCGATTGCCTCGGTACATGGCTTGGCTACAGAGCGTATGTTCTGGACCACGATGATCATCATCGGCATTGTATTCGTCCTGACGCAGGTTGCCCTCTTCTACTACTCATACAAGTACCAGCAGAAGGATGGCCGTCGTGCCTACTTCTTCCCCCACAATAACAAGATCGAAATCATTTGGACGGTAATTCCGGCCATTGTGATGGCTGGTCTGGTATTCGCCGGCTGGAAGGAATGGACCCGCATCACCGGTCCCGCTCCCAAGGATTCTGTAGTGCTGGAAGTAATGGGCAAGCAGTTCAACTGGCTTGTGCGTTACCCCGGCCGCGACCTGAAGTTGGGCGTGGTTAACTACCGCCTGATTGATGCTACCAACGAATTTGGTTTCGATCTGACCGATAAGACGGGCTTGGATGACTTTGTTGCCGGTGAGATTCACGTGCCCAAGGGCCACCCGGTGTTGTTGAAGATCCGTTCGCGCGATGTGCTCCACGCTGTATATATGCCGCACTTCCGCGTGCAGATGTATGCAGTCCCCGGTATGCCAACCAAGTTCTGGTTCACGCCTACCAAGACTACCGACGAGATGCGTGCGCAGTTGGGCAACCCCAAGTTCAACTATGAACTGGCCTGCAATCAGATCTGTGGCCGTGGTCACTTCGCCATGAAACTCAACATTGTGGTGGATGAGCCAGACGATTACGTAGCTTGGTTCAGTCAGCAAAAATCTTTTTCGGAGCAAAATCCAGATGTATTGGCTTCTTTCAAACAGAAAGAGGAAAAGCTGGTTGTAAAAGAGGCTGCTGCCGCCGTGACGGTGCCTGCTGCCAACGCTTCACTCTAG
- a CDS encoding cytochrome c oxidase subunit 3 — MSTISTTQPLSTASAADRPRSGNWDGGNEPFKASYGKLMMWFFLLSDAFTFAAFLTTYGLIRHRYPAFDAAAGKVFEFSTAYWPVPDKVFNGFPGLHGMDVPLGFVALMTMILIFSSVTMVLAVEAGHRMDKKDVQKWLLWTILFGATFLASQAWEWSHFIHGTEEGTKMLDGSTVYGANLAVNQYGPVLFADLFFFITGFHGTHVFSGFCLLVWAFIATTNGTFEKRGHYEMVEKIGLYWHFVDLVWVFVFTFFYLV; from the coding sequence ATGTCCACGATTTCCACGACGCAGCCCCTCTCTACTGCCAGCGCCGCCGACCGGCCGCGTAGCGGCAACTGGGACGGAGGCAACGAGCCCTTCAAGGCCAGCTACGGCAAGCTGATGATGTGGTTCTTCCTGCTGTCGGACGCCTTCACGTTCGCCGCGTTCCTGACCACCTACGGCCTGATTCGCCACCGCTACCCGGCATTTGATGCCGCTGCGGGCAAAGTCTTCGAATTCTCCACGGCTTATTGGCCGGTACCGGATAAGGTATTCAACGGTTTCCCCGGCCTGCACGGCATGGACGTACCGCTGGGTTTCGTGGCCTTGATGACGATGATTCTCATCTTCAGCTCCGTGACGATGGTGCTGGCCGTAGAAGCCGGCCACCGCATGGACAAGAAGGACGTGCAGAAGTGGCTGTTGTGGACTATCCTGTTCGGCGCTACGTTCCTGGCCTCGCAGGCCTGGGAGTGGAGCCACTTTATCCACGGCACGGAAGAAGGCACGAAGATGCTGGACGGCAGCACGGTATATGGCGCCAACTTGGCTGTCAATCAGTATGGTCCGGTGCTATTCGCTGATCTGTTCTTCTTCATCACCGGTTTCCACGGTACGCACGTATTCTCGGGCTTTTGCCTGCTGGTGTGGGCATTCATTGCTACCACCAACGGTACCTTCGAGAAGCGTGGTCACTACGAAATGGTCGAGAAGATTGGCTTGTACTGGCACTTTGTAGATCTGGTGTGGGTATTCGTTTTCACCTTCTTCTACCTCGTTTAA
- the cyoE gene encoding heme o synthase — protein sequence MIKARAYFQLLKFRLALTVAFSSAIGFLLGAHAFDWGRALLVMLGGLAITGSANTINQIYEKDLDKLMKRTAKRPLPLGILSVAEAWVFTIVLGVLGLGLLAYCFNPLAAALSLISLIIYGFIYTPLKQLSPICVFVGAIPGGLPPFIGWVAATNAITGAASIGGWVLFGIQFMWQFPHFWAIAWVLDEDYRAAGFKMLPSPGRKDLRTAFQIMTYTLLLIPMSLLPLQFGISGKVSALVAVVCGVLFLMQTFYLMRTCTKKAAMSIMFGSFLYLPIVQIALVLDKL from the coding sequence ATGATCAAAGCCAGGGCGTATTTTCAACTGCTTAAGTTTCGGCTGGCCCTGACGGTCGCCTTCTCCAGTGCCATTGGCTTTTTGCTGGGGGCCCACGCTTTCGACTGGGGACGGGCGCTGCTGGTAATGCTGGGTGGGCTGGCCATCACTGGCTCGGCGAACACCATCAACCAGATCTACGAGAAAGACCTCGACAAGCTGATGAAGCGCACCGCCAAGCGGCCTCTACCGCTCGGTATCCTGTCGGTGGCCGAGGCGTGGGTCTTTACCATCGTGCTGGGTGTGCTAGGGCTGGGGTTGCTGGCCTACTGCTTCAATCCACTGGCGGCGGCTCTGTCCCTGATTTCGCTGATTATTTACGGCTTCATCTACACGCCGCTCAAGCAGCTCTCGCCGATATGCGTGTTCGTGGGTGCCATTCCGGGTGGATTACCGCCCTTTATTGGGTGGGTGGCCGCTACCAATGCCATTACCGGGGCGGCCAGCATTGGCGGCTGGGTACTGTTCGGCATTCAGTTTATGTGGCAGTTTCCGCACTTCTGGGCCATTGCCTGGGTGCTGGACGAAGACTACCGCGCCGCCGGCTTCAAAATGCTCCCTTCGCCGGGCCGCAAAGACCTGCGCACCGCTTTCCAGATCATGACCTATACGCTGCTGCTGATACCTATGAGCCTGCTGCCGCTGCAGTTTGGCATCAGCGGCAAGGTGTCGGCGCTGGTAGCGGTGGTGTGCGGCGTGCTATTTTTGATGCAGACTTTTTACCTGATGCGTACCTGCACCAAAAAAGCCGCCATGAGCATCATGTTCGGTTCTTTCCTCTATCTGCCCATCGTGCAGATAGCCCTTGTTCTTGACAAACTTTAA
- a CDS encoding COX15/CtaA family protein: MNQPAFVKRFRFFGILTVVAVYLLILVGGIVRSTGSGMGCPDWPKCFGTWVPPTSVGQLPVNYKEIYTEQRVAKNQRIAKTLDRLGFKEVAAQIFAHPTQYVETDFNATKTWIEYLNRLLGALIGVFIFLAVLLALPYLRRDPAVFWLAFASFLLTGFQGWLGSLVVSTNLLPEMVTVHMAVALLIVALLIYAVDRSQRVEQDSPLIEPSWTPSNGITVWLWVITLATFGQIMLGTQVREQVDVVAAAADYGSRADWVEQLGLTFKVHRSFSLLLLLANAYVAFRLYQTRSLRLQRLANAVMLLIGLEIAAGVTLAYFALPAAVQPVHLTLATVLFGAQFLTIIRYRRQTKTQGQAAIPRVVA; the protein is encoded by the coding sequence ATGAATCAACCTGCTTTTGTGAAGCGTTTCCGCTTCTTTGGCATCCTGACGGTAGTGGCAGTTTATCTGCTGATTCTGGTAGGCGGCATTGTCCGGAGCACCGGCTCCGGTATGGGATGCCCCGACTGGCCCAAATGCTTCGGGACGTGGGTGCCACCCACCTCGGTCGGGCAACTGCCTGTCAACTATAAAGAAATCTATACCGAGCAGCGGGTGGCTAAAAACCAGCGTATTGCCAAAACGCTGGACAGGCTGGGCTTTAAAGAGGTGGCCGCGCAGATTTTTGCGCACCCTACGCAGTACGTCGAAACGGACTTCAACGCCACCAAAACCTGGATTGAGTATCTGAATCGGTTGCTGGGAGCCCTGATAGGCGTCTTCATCTTCTTGGCAGTACTGCTGGCTTTGCCCTACCTGCGCCGCGACCCGGCCGTATTCTGGCTGGCCTTTGCTTCCTTCCTGCTGACCGGCTTCCAGGGCTGGCTGGGCTCCCTGGTAGTCTCTACTAACCTGCTACCCGAAATGGTGACGGTGCACATGGCTGTGGCCCTACTGATCGTAGCTCTGTTGATTTATGCCGTTGATCGTTCACAACGAGTAGAGCAGGATAGCCCGCTGATTGAACCATCATGGACGCCGTCAAACGGCATCACAGTTTGGCTATGGGTGATTACGCTGGCCACATTCGGCCAGATTATGCTCGGCACCCAAGTGCGGGAGCAGGTAGATGTGGTAGCGGCGGCGGCCGACTATGGCAGCCGGGCCGATTGGGTGGAGCAGTTGGGGCTGACGTTTAAGGTGCATCGGTCTTTTTCACTGTTGCTGCTGCTTGCCAACGCCTATGTGGCGTTTCGCCTGTACCAGACCCGCTCCCTACGCCTGCAGCGACTGGCCAACGCAGTGATGCTGCTGATAGGGCTGGAAATAGCGGCTGGTGTCACGCTGGCATACTTTGCGCTACCTGCCGCCGTGCAGCCCGTGCACCTGACGCTGGCCACGGTTCTTTTTGGAGCCCAGTTCCTGACGATTATCCGCTACCGCCGCCAGACGAAAACCCAAGGGCAGGCCGCTATTCCGCGCGTTGTTGCGTAA
- a CDS encoding quinol:cytochrome C oxidoreductase — translation MATLTQHEGVTAEYLEISAGTRKKFMMIILAGVLLLVTGLIVAYFNIGAEHAEGAAGAHGAAAGHAGGHHGSPLWLKRLIVSLWHNNVFFTGVSVVGTVFMAIQYVAYAGWSVLIKRVYEALSAWVIPGGVLMVIIFCLGLINNDIFHWTVPGIMEKGSETYDAIIAGKSGFLNMPFYLFRMVLFIAIWAFFTKKLRDLSLAEDLNGGTEYFHKCINVSALFLVLFAVSSSIAAWDWVMSVDVHWFSTMFGWYVFASWWVSGIAATTLCTILLKDAGYLRWVKAGHLHDLGKFMFGFSIFWTYVWFSQFMLIWYANLPEESVYFNQRLGGFNNQYTWLFFFNLIINFAFPFLVLMTRDAKRQMIMLKIVTVAILIGHWFDFYLMIMPATMQENNGFIIEFGVALVFLGSFLLLMTKRLSQASLVPLHHPFLDESLHHTT, via the coding sequence ATACCTGGAGATTTCAGCCGGTACTCGCAAGAAATTCATGATGATCATCCTGGCCGGCGTTCTACTGCTGGTAACGGGCCTGATTGTCGCCTACTTCAACATCGGTGCCGAGCACGCTGAAGGTGCCGCTGGGGCCCACGGTGCTGCTGCAGGTCATGCCGGCGGCCACCACGGCAGCCCGCTCTGGCTGAAGCGCCTGATTGTAAGCCTCTGGCACAACAACGTATTCTTCACCGGGGTATCGGTAGTAGGCACGGTGTTCATGGCCATCCAATATGTAGCCTACGCCGGTTGGTCGGTTCTGATCAAGCGGGTGTATGAAGCCCTTAGCGCCTGGGTCATTCCAGGTGGTGTGCTGATGGTTATCATTTTCTGCCTGGGTCTGATTAACAACGACATCTTCCACTGGACGGTGCCGGGTATCATGGAGAAGGGGAGCGAAACGTACGACGCCATCATTGCTGGCAAGTCGGGCTTCCTGAATATGCCCTTCTACCTGTTCCGTATGGTGCTGTTCATTGCCATCTGGGCTTTCTTCACCAAGAAGCTTCGCGACCTGTCGCTGGCCGAAGACCTGAACGGCGGCACGGAGTACTTTCACAAGTGCATTAACGTATCGGCTCTGTTCCTAGTGCTGTTCGCCGTTTCCTCGTCGATTGCAGCCTGGGACTGGGTTATGTCGGTTGACGTACACTGGTTCTCGACCATGTTCGGCTGGTACGTATTCGCCTCGTGGTGGGTATCCGGCATTGCTGCCACCACGCTGTGCACTATTCTGCTGAAAGATGCTGGCTACCTACGCTGGGTGAAGGCAGGCCATCTGCACGATCTGGGCAAGTTCATGTTCGGCTTCAGCATTTTCTGGACTTACGTGTGGTTCTCGCAATTCATGCTGATCTGGTACGCTAACCTTCCTGAAGAGTCGGTGTACTTCAACCAGCGTCTGGGCGGCTTCAACAACCAATACACTTGGCTGTTCTTTTTCAACCTGATTATCAACTTTGCCTTCCCTTTCCTTGTTCTGATGACACGGGACGCGAAGCGCCAGATGATCATGCTGAAGATTGTAACCGTAGCTATTCTGATCGGCCACTGGTTCGACTTCTATTTGATGATCATGCCTGCAACTATGCAGGAGAATAACGGGTTCATCATTGAGTTCGGTGTTGCGCTGGTGTTCTTGGGTAGCTTCTTGCTGCTGATGACCAAGCGGTTGTCGCAGGCTTCGTTGGTGCCGTTGCACCACCCGTTCCTCGACGAGAGCTTGCACCACACCACCTAA